The following coding sequences lie in one Drosophila sulfurigaster albostrigata strain 15112-1811.04 chromosome 2R, ASM2355843v2, whole genome shotgun sequence genomic window:
- the LOC133837954 gene encoding tetratricopeptide repeat protein 30 homolog isoform X1, with product MKNYLFLAKPNRMLHQGIILREGHVTRTIYNLIKDKRYEDVIECIVNCGEAANTRAGLSTLGHCYYHAQKYEEAASCYEQLCQLVPKESKYRFYYAQSLYQAGIFAEALRVLKQISDKELELREQCLQLQSAILYSSEDYAGAQSLLNQRAGGTAETLNDEGCLLFQADQHEAAVQRFQTALQVGGFNPLVAYNVALAHFQRKQRAQALDYTSEIVERGMRNHPELGIGAQVDTDGSARSVGNPITMALSGITQALNLKAALEYQDGNVEAARDALLDLPPRAESELDPVTLHNMALTDAQGPVAGLRKLAFLLQLGAPACPKETFANILLTCCKHELYETAADILAEHTDLTYKYLSQYLYELLDALITAQTSGELAEKKLGTLASSLSGKLRSLAARVQEVRATSEQQALRDALKDYEQALELYLPVVMARAWISWREDDFLGAEREFRSSAEFCSENAICSVWRLNAGHVLFMQDKYKEAAAFYEPIVRQHSDDIMSVSAAVLANLCVSYIMTFQNEEAEELMRKVENAEELKGNQGKQYHHLCIVNLVVGTLYCAKSNYEFGLSRIAHALEGGSGARLYADTWLHVKRCMLGLLTGMAKQNIILPYPAVQEVLNFLKSCEAYGLFTPANIYTATEQIPKEPLTIGLEARKLRLLLIKLSEYENY from the exons atgaaaaattatttatttcttgcaAAACCAAACAGAATGCTGCACCAAGGAATTATCTTACGGGAGGGACATGTAACACGCACTATCTACAATCTG ATCAAGGATAAACGCTACGAGGATGTCATCGAGTGCATTGTGAATTGTGGAGAGGCGGCCAATACTCGAGCCGGTCTGTCCACGCTGGGACATTGCTACTACCACGCCCAGAAGTATGAAGAGGCGGCCAGTTGCTATGAACAGCTCTGCCAGCTGGTGCCCAAGGAATCCAAGTACAG ATTCTACTATGCACAGTCGCTCTATCAGGCTGGCATTTTTGCCGAGGCGCTGCGTGTCCTGAAACAGATCAGCGATAAGGAACTGGAGTTGAGGGAGCAGTGCCTGCAATTGCAGAGTGCCATACTCTATTCAAGCGAGGATTATGCGGGAGCTCAGAGTCTGCTTAATCAGAGAGCTGGCGGCACAGCCGAGACCCTTAACGACGAGGGTTGCTTACTGTTCCAGGCGGATCAGCATGAAGCGGCAGTGCAGCGTTTCCAAACGGCGCTACAAGTGGGCGGGTTTAATCCGCTGGTTGCCTACAATGTGGCATTGGCACACTTTCAGCGCAAGCAGCGGGCACAGGCGCTGGACTACACCTCCGAGATTGTGGAGCGAGGCATGCGAAATCATCCAGAGCTGGGCATTGGTGCCCAAGTGGACACGGATGGCAGTGCACGCAGTGTTGGCAATCCCATTACGATGGCATTGTCCGGCATCACACAAGCGCTCAATCTAAAGGCTGCTCTAGAGTATCAGGATGGGAATGTGGAGGCCGCACGGGACGCACTGCTTGATCTACCACCTCGGGCAGAGAGTGAACTGGATCCGGTAACGTTGCACAACATGGCCCTGACGGATGCTCAAGGACCTGTGGCTGGTCTGCGTAAATTGGCCTTTCTGCTGCAGTTGGGTGCACCAGCCTGCCCCAAGGAGACGTTTGCCAACATCTTGCTCACCTGCTGCAAACACGAGCTCTACGAGACCGCTGCCGACATTCTGGCCGAGCACACAGATCTCACCTACAAGTATCTTTCGCAGTATCTGTACGAGCTGCTGGATGCGCTGATCACGGCCCAAACCAGCGGCGAGTTGGCCGAAAAGAAACTGGGAACGCTCGCCTCCAGCTTGTCAGGGAAATTGCGCAGCCTGGCCGCCCGGGTGCAAGAGGTGAGAGCCACCAGCGAGCAGCAGGCACTACGCGATGCACTCAAGGATTACGAACAGGCACTGGAGCT TTATCTCCCAGTGGTTATGGCGCGCGCCTGGATCTCCTGGCGTGAGGATGATTTCCTGGGTGCCGAGCGTGAGTTTCGATCCAGCGCAGAGTTCTGCTCCGAGAATGCCATCTGCTCCGTATGGCGTTTGAATGCAGGACATGTGCTCTTTATGCAGGACAAGTACAAGGAGGCAGCCGCCTTCTATGAACCCATTGTCCGTCAGCACTCGGATGAC ATCATGTCCGTTTCGGCTGCTGTGCTGGCCAATTTGTGCGTCTCCTACATTATGACCTTTCAAAACGAGGAGGCCGAGGAACTCATGCGAAAAGTGGAGAACGCCGAAGAGCTGAAGGGTAACCAGGGCAAGCAGTACCATCATCTGTGCATTGTCAACCTCGTCGTCGGCACCTTATACTGCGCCAAATCCAACTATGAGTTCGGACTCTCTCGCATCGCGCACGCTCTCGAGGGTGGTTCGGGTGCGCGTCTCTATGCGGACACCTGGCTTCATGTGAAGCGCTGTATGCTCGGATTGCTCACGGGCATGGCGAAGCAGAACATCATTTTACCCTATCCGGCCGTCCAGGAGGTGCTCAACTTTCTCAAATCCTGCGAAGCCTACGGCCTATTCACACCAGCAAACATCTACACGGCGACGGAGCAGATACCCAAGGAACCATTGACCATTGGCCTCGAGGCCCGAAAACTTCGACTGCTGCTAATCAAGCTAAGCGAATACGAAAACTATTAA
- the LOC133837954 gene encoding tetratricopeptide repeat protein 30 homolog isoform X2 — translation MLHQGIILREGHVTRTIYNLIKDKRYEDVIECIVNCGEAANTRAGLSTLGHCYYHAQKYEEAASCYEQLCQLVPKESKYRFYYAQSLYQAGIFAEALRVLKQISDKELELREQCLQLQSAILYSSEDYAGAQSLLNQRAGGTAETLNDEGCLLFQADQHEAAVQRFQTALQVGGFNPLVAYNVALAHFQRKQRAQALDYTSEIVERGMRNHPELGIGAQVDTDGSARSVGNPITMALSGITQALNLKAALEYQDGNVEAARDALLDLPPRAESELDPVTLHNMALTDAQGPVAGLRKLAFLLQLGAPACPKETFANILLTCCKHELYETAADILAEHTDLTYKYLSQYLYELLDALITAQTSGELAEKKLGTLASSLSGKLRSLAARVQEVRATSEQQALRDALKDYEQALELYLPVVMARAWISWREDDFLGAEREFRSSAEFCSENAICSVWRLNAGHVLFMQDKYKEAAAFYEPIVRQHSDDIMSVSAAVLANLCVSYIMTFQNEEAEELMRKVENAEELKGNQGKQYHHLCIVNLVVGTLYCAKSNYEFGLSRIAHALEGGSGARLYADTWLHVKRCMLGLLTGMAKQNIILPYPAVQEVLNFLKSCEAYGLFTPANIYTATEQIPKEPLTIGLEARKLRLLLIKLSEYENY, via the exons ATGCTGCACCAAGGAATTATCTTACGGGAGGGACATGTAACACGCACTATCTACAATCTG ATCAAGGATAAACGCTACGAGGATGTCATCGAGTGCATTGTGAATTGTGGAGAGGCGGCCAATACTCGAGCCGGTCTGTCCACGCTGGGACATTGCTACTACCACGCCCAGAAGTATGAAGAGGCGGCCAGTTGCTATGAACAGCTCTGCCAGCTGGTGCCCAAGGAATCCAAGTACAG ATTCTACTATGCACAGTCGCTCTATCAGGCTGGCATTTTTGCCGAGGCGCTGCGTGTCCTGAAACAGATCAGCGATAAGGAACTGGAGTTGAGGGAGCAGTGCCTGCAATTGCAGAGTGCCATACTCTATTCAAGCGAGGATTATGCGGGAGCTCAGAGTCTGCTTAATCAGAGAGCTGGCGGCACAGCCGAGACCCTTAACGACGAGGGTTGCTTACTGTTCCAGGCGGATCAGCATGAAGCGGCAGTGCAGCGTTTCCAAACGGCGCTACAAGTGGGCGGGTTTAATCCGCTGGTTGCCTACAATGTGGCATTGGCACACTTTCAGCGCAAGCAGCGGGCACAGGCGCTGGACTACACCTCCGAGATTGTGGAGCGAGGCATGCGAAATCATCCAGAGCTGGGCATTGGTGCCCAAGTGGACACGGATGGCAGTGCACGCAGTGTTGGCAATCCCATTACGATGGCATTGTCCGGCATCACACAAGCGCTCAATCTAAAGGCTGCTCTAGAGTATCAGGATGGGAATGTGGAGGCCGCACGGGACGCACTGCTTGATCTACCACCTCGGGCAGAGAGTGAACTGGATCCGGTAACGTTGCACAACATGGCCCTGACGGATGCTCAAGGACCTGTGGCTGGTCTGCGTAAATTGGCCTTTCTGCTGCAGTTGGGTGCACCAGCCTGCCCCAAGGAGACGTTTGCCAACATCTTGCTCACCTGCTGCAAACACGAGCTCTACGAGACCGCTGCCGACATTCTGGCCGAGCACACAGATCTCACCTACAAGTATCTTTCGCAGTATCTGTACGAGCTGCTGGATGCGCTGATCACGGCCCAAACCAGCGGCGAGTTGGCCGAAAAGAAACTGGGAACGCTCGCCTCCAGCTTGTCAGGGAAATTGCGCAGCCTGGCCGCCCGGGTGCAAGAGGTGAGAGCCACCAGCGAGCAGCAGGCACTACGCGATGCACTCAAGGATTACGAACAGGCACTGGAGCT TTATCTCCCAGTGGTTATGGCGCGCGCCTGGATCTCCTGGCGTGAGGATGATTTCCTGGGTGCCGAGCGTGAGTTTCGATCCAGCGCAGAGTTCTGCTCCGAGAATGCCATCTGCTCCGTATGGCGTTTGAATGCAGGACATGTGCTCTTTATGCAGGACAAGTACAAGGAGGCAGCCGCCTTCTATGAACCCATTGTCCGTCAGCACTCGGATGAC ATCATGTCCGTTTCGGCTGCTGTGCTGGCCAATTTGTGCGTCTCCTACATTATGACCTTTCAAAACGAGGAGGCCGAGGAACTCATGCGAAAAGTGGAGAACGCCGAAGAGCTGAAGGGTAACCAGGGCAAGCAGTACCATCATCTGTGCATTGTCAACCTCGTCGTCGGCACCTTATACTGCGCCAAATCCAACTATGAGTTCGGACTCTCTCGCATCGCGCACGCTCTCGAGGGTGGTTCGGGTGCGCGTCTCTATGCGGACACCTGGCTTCATGTGAAGCGCTGTATGCTCGGATTGCTCACGGGCATGGCGAAGCAGAACATCATTTTACCCTATCCGGCCGTCCAGGAGGTGCTCAACTTTCTCAAATCCTGCGAAGCCTACGGCCTATTCACACCAGCAAACATCTACACGGCGACGGAGCAGATACCCAAGGAACCATTGACCATTGGCCTCGAGGCCCGAAAACTTCGACTGCTGCTAATCAAGCTAAGCGAATACGAAAACTATTAA
- the LOC133836063 gene encoding LOW QUALITY PROTEIN: putative cysteine proteinase CG12163 (The sequence of the model RefSeq protein was modified relative to this genomic sequence to represent the inferred CDS: deleted 1 base in 1 codon): protein MKLYAAATVALLLVATIQTTPAAAEEELEETTIAVSTDEVITEEPIKLVHVLNPGEREYLSPNLIGVQNIAMTFLPLSMNFVNIIDAFREIVNGVRYEILLNAIDTKAKDADTICRLVVLEKPWLTTQWGDKHRELVNSNCSDVADNALSPASDSEEREGKYLSRSERSIDNDIPILPGGKKPFDEKQAEKQLQNTLDKLTAGEGPHYRIVKVYSASRQVVSGTLTRIDADLIDGSEEQHRCIVEIWAQPWLAKGHDISFKCRNQPTVHARHSRSVEWAEKKTHKKHNHRTLNKVEHLFHKFQIKYNRRYANSIEHQMRLRIFRQNLRTIEELNSNERGSAKYGITDFADMTSTEYKQRASLWQRSENKPTGGEAAVVPAYAGDLPKEFDWRQKNAVTNVKNQGSCGSCWAFSVTGNIEGLYAVKTGDLQEFSEQELLDCDSKDSACNGGLMDNAYQAIKDIGGLEYESEYPYEGKKKSCHFNRTLSHVQVAGFVDLPKGNETAMQEWLVSNGPISIGINANAMQFYRGGVSHPWSPLCSKKNLDHGVLIVGYGVSDYPNFHKTLPYWIVKNSWGPRWGEQGYYRVYRGDNTCGVSEMATSAVLA, encoded by the exons ATGAAGCTgtacgcagcagcaacagttgcgcTTTTGTTGGTCGCCACAATACAAACGAcgccagcagctgctgaagAAGAGCTGGAGGAG ACCACAATAGCTGTGAGCACAGATGAGGTGATCACCGAGGAACCGATTAAATTGGTCCATGTGCTAAATCCCGGCGAACGAGAATATCTATCGCCCAATTTGATTGGCGTGCAGAATATAGCGATGACATTTTTGCCGTTATCGATGAACTTTGTCAATATCATCGATGCCTTTCGTGAAATTGTGAATGGCGTGCGATATGAGATACTGTTGAATGCCATCGATACAAAGGCCAAGGATGCCGATACCATTTGCCGCCTGGTTGTGCTGGAGAAACCCTGGCTGACCACACAGTGGGGTGACAAACATCGCGAACTGGTCAATTCTAATTGCAGCGATGTCGCCGATAACGCATTGTCTCCCGCTTCCGATTCCGAAGAACGCGAGGGCAAATAT ttgTCACGCAGCGAACGCAGCATCGACAACGATATCCCGATTCTTCCTGGTGGCAAGAAACCTTTCGACGAGAAGCAGGCGGAGAAGCAATTGCAGAATACGCTGGACAAGCTAACCGCTGGTGAGGGACCCCACTACAG AATTGTGAAAGTCTATTCTGCATCGCGACAAGTTGTGTCGGGAACGTTGACGCGTATCGATGCGGATCTGATTGATGGCAGTGAGGAGCAGCATCGTTGCATTGTCGAGATCTGGGCGCAGCCATGGCTGGCGAAGGGTCACGATATTTCGTTCAAGTGCCGCAATCAGCCAACGGTCCACGCTCGTCACAGTCGTTCCGTGGAGTGGGCCGAGAAGAAGACGCACAAGAAGCACAATCATCGCACACTCAACAAGGTCGAGCATTTGTTCCACAAATTCCAGATCAAATACAATCGTCGCTATGCCAACAGCATTGAACACCAAATGCGCTTGCGCATCTTCCGTCAGAATCTGCGTACCATCGAGGAGCTGAACAGCAACGAGCGCGGCAGCGCCAAGTATGGCATCACTGACTTCGCTGACATGACCAGCACGGAGTATAAGCAGCGTGCCAGTCTCTGGCAGCGCAGCGAGAACAAGCCCACGGGTGGCGAAGCTGCTGTGGTGCCCGCCTATGCTGGCGATTTGCCCAAGGAATTCGACTGGCGTCAGAAGAATGCGGTCACAAATGTGAAGAATCAAGGCAGCTGTGGCTCATGCTGGGCCTTCAGTGTGACGGGCAACATTGAGGGATTGTATGCTGTCAAAACTGGCGATCTGCAGGAGTTCTCCGAGCAGGAGCTGCTCGACTGTGACTCCAAAGACAGTGCCTGCAATGGTGGACTTATGGACAATGCTTACCA AGCCATCAAGGATATTGGTGGTCTGGAATACGAGTCAGAGTATCCATATGAGGGCAAGAAGAAGTCGTGCCATTTCAACAGAACATTGTCTCACGTTCAGGTCGCTGGCTTCGTTGATCTGCCCAAGGGCAATGAAACTGCCATGCAGGAATGGTTGGTCAGCAATGGGCCTATCTCTATCG GCATCAACGCCAATGCGATGCAATTCTACCGTGGCGGTGTTTCGCATCCCTGGTCACCACTGTGCTCCAAGAAGAATCTCGATCATGGCGTCCTGATTGTTGGCTACGGCGTTTCCGACTACCCCAATTTCCACAAGACCCTGCCCTATTGGATTGTGAAGAACTCGTGG GGTCCACGCTGGGGCGAGCAGGGTTATTACCGTGTCTATCGTGGTGACAACACGTGTGGCGTTAGTGAGATGGCCACCTCCGCTGTGCTAGCTTAA
- the LOC133836064 gene encoding uncharacterized protein LOC133836064 has product MKPSSLLRLRHIWIMSCWLRNEAVAAAAMVVRCRDNSVDQLESGQKHNVEVEAGQMGVDSQGKLRIVRVLDDYIVPAECGF; this is encoded by the coding sequence ATGAAACCATCGTCGTTGCTCCGTTTACGGCACATTTGGATCATGTCCTGTTGGCTACGCAACGaggcagttgctgctgctgccatggTGGTGCGTTGTCGAGACAACAGCGTGGATCAACTCGAGAGTGGCCAGAAGCACAACGTCGAAGTGGAAGCTGGCCAAATGGGCGTCGACTCTCAGGGCAAGTTGCGCATCGTTCGCGTTCTGGACGATTATATTGTGCCCGCCGAGTGTGGCTTCTAG